One genomic segment of Occultella kanbiaonis includes these proteins:
- a CDS encoding SDR family NAD(P)-dependent oxidoreductase, whose product MSIALVTGSTRGLGLATATALAEAGHTVIITGRDAEAVRTTCAAARSAGLVIEGITLDVVEPESVATLTAQIQDRYGALDILVNNAGILPEATDPVPHEFASVEMFRRTFETNVFGVVAVTEALLPLLRSSDAGRIVNVSSTMGSLADQGDPESPWFSMLLPAYQTSKAALNSITVELGKRLSATPVVVTSVCPGWVQTDLAPGNHENAPLTAAAAAEVVVTAALAPAGASSGTFVDAAGPVRW is encoded by the coding sequence ATGTCCATCGCTCTGGTCACCGGCAGCACCCGAGGTCTTGGTCTCGCGACTGCCACAGCACTCGCCGAAGCCGGCCATACCGTCATCATCACGGGACGGGATGCCGAGGCCGTCCGGACGACATGTGCCGCGGCAAGGAGTGCCGGCCTCGTCATCGAGGGCATCACTCTCGACGTTGTCGAACCGGAGAGTGTCGCAACGCTCACAGCACAGATTCAGGACAGGTACGGAGCGCTCGACATCCTCGTCAACAACGCGGGCATCCTGCCGGAAGCCACCGATCCCGTCCCCCACGAGTTCGCGTCGGTCGAGATGTTCCGAAGGACGTTCGAGACGAACGTCTTCGGCGTCGTGGCCGTCACCGAGGCCCTCCTTCCGCTGCTGCGCTCGAGCGATGCGGGACGGATCGTGAACGTCTCGTCGACAATGGGCTCGCTCGCCGACCAGGGCGACCCGGAGTCGCCGTGGTTCTCGATGCTGCTCCCCGCCTACCAGACGTCGAAGGCCGCCCTGAACAGCATCACGGTCGAACTCGGCAAGCGATTGTCCGCGACGCCGGTCGTCGTCACGTCCGTCTGTCCGGGCTGGGTACAGACCGACCTGGCACCGGGCAACCACGAGAATGCGCCACTCACCGCAGCGGCCGCCGCCGAGGTGGTCGTCACGGCCGCGCTGGCTCCGGCAGGGGCCAGCAGCGGAACCTTCGTCGATGCCGCGGGACCCGTGCGCTGGTAA
- a CDS encoding beta-galactosidase: MTGRTGPGLRDLTATRGLLYGGDYNPEQWPAEIVERDVELMVAAGVNLVTVGVFSWSRIEPGPGVRDFDWLDRVLDLLAGAGIAVALATPTASPPPWLAHDHPDTLPVTADGVRLSQGSRNHFCPSSPTYRAHALEIATDVVARYADHPAVAMWHVGNEFGQVCHCDQCAAGFRHWLRNRYDDLTGLNSAWATTFWSQAYGRWEEIVPPRAAPYMINPTQRLDYRRFCSDTLLELYTAQRDMIRAVDPSNPITTNFMGFFPHVDYWSWAGELDVISDDSYPDPVDPDAPVLAALSHDLMRSLAGGPWLLMEQAVSAVNWREHNPPKSPGRMRADALRAVAHGSDGVLSFQWRASAAGAERFHSAMLPHAGPDTRLHRSVRALGADLAALAPVAGSRIRARVAIAFDWSSWWAAEEPGGPSARLRVLPQVLSWYRPLWRRGLATDLVQPEADLTSYDLVLAPQLHLVTDAAVANLRAFTGAGGTLALGPFSGVADADAAIRPGAFPAPFTDLLGAGGEEWCPLPDGGAALVLDGHRYPVHTWAERLVVGSADVLATFAGADLDGAPAAVRSPDGRLLYLAAVGGDDLLEVWVATCLDAAGVTPSGIVAQPPPGVELAVRGEHTFLFNHTGAPVSVPLTRASRDMLTGTDHPHAADVPADGSVVLIERQP, translated from the coding sequence ATGACCGGCAGGACGGGACCGGGACTGCGGGACCTCACCGCCACCCGTGGGCTTCTCTACGGCGGCGACTACAACCCGGAGCAGTGGCCCGCCGAGATCGTCGAACGCGACGTCGAGCTGATGGTCGCCGCCGGGGTGAACCTGGTGACCGTCGGCGTGTTCTCCTGGAGCCGGATCGAACCCGGCCCGGGGGTGCGGGACTTCGACTGGCTCGACCGCGTCCTCGACCTCCTCGCCGGCGCCGGCATCGCCGTCGCCCTCGCCACCCCCACGGCCAGCCCGCCGCCCTGGCTGGCCCACGACCATCCGGACACGCTGCCGGTGACCGCGGACGGGGTGCGGCTGAGCCAGGGCTCCCGCAACCACTTCTGCCCGAGCTCGCCGACGTACCGCGCCCACGCGCTCGAGATCGCCACCGACGTCGTCGCCCGGTACGCCGACCACCCGGCCGTCGCGATGTGGCACGTCGGCAACGAGTTCGGGCAGGTCTGCCACTGCGACCAGTGCGCCGCCGGGTTCCGGCACTGGCTGCGCAACCGCTACGACGACCTGACCGGCCTGAACTCCGCTTGGGCCACCACGTTCTGGTCGCAGGCGTACGGGCGCTGGGAGGAGATCGTGCCGCCGCGGGCGGCGCCGTACATGATCAACCCGACCCAGCGGCTCGACTACCGCCGGTTCTGTTCCGACACCCTCCTGGAGCTGTACACGGCGCAGCGGGACATGATCCGCGCGGTCGACCCGTCGAACCCGATCACGACCAACTTCATGGGGTTCTTCCCGCACGTGGACTACTGGTCCTGGGCCGGTGAGCTGGACGTCATCTCCGACGACTCCTACCCGGACCCGGTGGACCCGGACGCCCCGGTCCTGGCCGCGCTCAGCCACGACCTGATGCGGTCCCTGGCCGGCGGCCCCTGGCTCCTCATGGAACAGGCCGTCAGCGCCGTGAACTGGCGCGAGCACAACCCGCCGAAGTCCCCGGGCCGGATGCGCGCCGACGCCCTGCGCGCGGTCGCCCACGGCTCGGACGGCGTGCTCTCGTTCCAGTGGCGGGCGTCGGCGGCCGGTGCCGAGCGGTTCCACTCGGCGATGCTGCCGCACGCGGGACCGGACACCAGACTGCACCGCAGCGTGCGCGCCCTCGGCGCCGACCTGGCCGCGCTCGCGCCGGTCGCCGGGTCGCGGATCCGGGCCCGGGTCGCGATCGCGTTCGACTGGTCCAGCTGGTGGGCGGCCGAGGAACCGGGCGGACCGAGCGCCCGGCTACGGGTGCTGCCCCAGGTGCTGTCCTGGTACCGGCCGCTGTGGCGGCGCGGCCTGGCCACCGACCTGGTCCAGCCCGAGGCGGACCTGACCTCCTACGATCTCGTCCTCGCACCTCAGCTCCACCTGGTCACCGACGCGGCCGTCGCCAACCTGCGGGCCTTCACCGGCGCCGGCGGGACTCTCGCGCTCGGGCCGTTCAGTGGCGTCGCCGACGCCGACGCCGCAATCCGCCCCGGGGCGTTCCCGGCCCCGTTCACCGACCTGCTCGGCGCCGGCGGCGAGGAGTGGTGCCCCCTGCCCGACGGCGGAGCCGCCCTGGTTCTCGACGGTCACCGGTACCCCGTGCACACCTGGGCGGAACGGCTCGTGGTGGGCTCGGCCGACGTGCTCGCCACGTTCGCCGGTGCCGACCTCGACGGCGCGCCGGCCGCGGTCCGCTCGCCCGACGGCCGACTGCTCTACCTCGCCGCCGTCGGCGGCGACGACCTGCTCGAGGTCTGGGTGGCGACCTGCCTCGACGCGGCCGGGGTGACGCCGTCGGGCATCGTGGCGCAGCCACCGCCCGGGGTGGAGCTCGCCGTCCGCGGGGAGCACACGTTCCTGTTCAACCACACCGGCGCGCCGGTGAGCGTCCCGCTCACGCGAGCCAGCCGGGACATGCTCACCGGCACCGACCACCCGCACGCCGCGGACGTCCCGGCCGACGGCAGCGTCGTCCTGATCGAGAGGCAACCATGA
- the yicI gene encoding alpha-xylosidase has translation MKFTDGYWNVLPGVEILRPRHVESVEDGGDTLTVYAATAPLNRRGDTLNRPMVTITLDSPLDGVIGVRIEHFQGGRDRRPAFELEAAPGPVRIHRSEQPGDPATFTTGDLTATIDTDGPWRLEFTDARGRVLTGSADRGIGIISTDDGSHYVREQLDIGVAEHLYGLGERFGPLVKNGQSIDIWNEDGGTASDQAYKNVPFYVSDRGYGVFVDHPERVSFEVGTEVVSRTQFSVPGQVLQYYVIGGSDPKEVLRRYTALTGRPARVPTWSYGLWLSTSFTTDYDEATVTSFIDGMAQRDLPLSVFHFDCFWMRQFHWCDFVWDPATFGDPEGMLTRLHERDLKVSVWINPYIAQRSHLFAEGAELGYLVKTAAGDIWQWDMWQAGMALVDFTNPGAWTWYQDKLRVLLRQGVDAFKTDFGERIPTDVVWHDGSDPQRMHNYYTHLYNACVFELLQKERGTGEAVLFARSATAGGQQFPVHWGGDCESTFASMAESLRGGLSLAMSGFGFWSHDIGGFEGMPDPAVFKRWLAFGLLSSHSRLHGSSSYRVPWAFDDEAVDVARRFIHLKYELMPYLARAGQIATAEGVPVMRPMVLEFPHDRSAAAADTQYLLGDSVLVAPVFDAGGDVEFYVPEGTWTNLLTDERLTGPRWVRQRHGFDTLPLLVRPGAVLPLGARTDRPDYDYADGVRLAVFEFADGARTTVSVPTADASGTAATFTVTRTGNRLEVSAAGTDRPWAVRLAGADHPASGDTLTLDVPPSWVGLDTDGADRDQH, from the coding sequence ATGAAGTTCACCGATGGCTACTGGAACGTGCTGCCCGGCGTGGAGATCCTGCGCCCCCGGCATGTGGAGTCCGTCGAGGACGGCGGCGACACGCTGACCGTGTACGCGGCCACCGCGCCGCTGAACCGGCGAGGCGACACCCTGAACCGGCCGATGGTGACCATCACGCTCGACTCGCCGCTGGACGGCGTGATCGGCGTGCGGATCGAGCACTTCCAGGGCGGTCGCGACCGTCGGCCGGCGTTCGAGCTGGAGGCCGCCCCGGGGCCGGTGCGCATCCACCGGTCCGAGCAGCCCGGGGATCCGGCCACGTTCACGACGGGCGACCTGACCGCGACCATCGACACCGACGGGCCCTGGCGCCTGGAGTTCACCGACGCCCGCGGCCGGGTCCTGACCGGTTCCGCCGATCGCGGGATCGGGATCATCTCCACCGACGACGGATCGCACTACGTCCGCGAGCAGCTCGACATCGGGGTGGCCGAGCACCTGTACGGTCTCGGCGAGCGGTTCGGGCCGCTGGTCAAGAACGGCCAGTCGATCGACATCTGGAACGAGGACGGCGGCACCGCTTCGGACCAGGCCTACAAGAACGTCCCGTTCTACGTCTCCGACCGCGGCTACGGGGTGTTCGTCGACCACCCGGAGCGGGTCTCCTTCGAGGTCGGCACCGAGGTGGTCTCCCGCACGCAGTTCTCGGTGCCGGGGCAGGTCCTGCAGTACTACGTCATCGGCGGGTCCGACCCGAAGGAGGTGCTGCGCCGCTACACCGCGCTCACCGGCCGCCCGGCGCGGGTGCCCACCTGGTCCTACGGGCTGTGGCTGTCCACCTCGTTCACCACCGACTACGACGAGGCCACGGTCACGTCCTTCATCGACGGGATGGCGCAGCGGGATCTGCCGCTGTCGGTGTTCCACTTCGACTGCTTCTGGATGCGGCAGTTCCACTGGTGCGACTTCGTCTGGGATCCGGCCACGTTCGGTGACCCGGAGGGCATGCTCACCCGGCTGCACGAGCGCGACCTGAAGGTCTCGGTGTGGATCAACCCCTACATCGCCCAGCGCTCGCACCTGTTCGCCGAGGGGGCCGAGCTCGGCTACCTGGTGAAGACCGCGGCCGGGGACATCTGGCAGTGGGACATGTGGCAGGCCGGGATGGCGCTCGTGGACTTCACGAACCCCGGCGCGTGGACCTGGTACCAGGACAAGCTGCGGGTGCTGCTGCGCCAGGGCGTCGACGCGTTCAAGACCGACTTCGGCGAGCGGATCCCCACCGACGTCGTCTGGCACGACGGGTCCGACCCGCAGCGGATGCACAACTACTACACGCACCTGTACAACGCCTGCGTCTTCGAACTCCTCCAGAAGGAGCGCGGGACCGGTGAGGCCGTGCTGTTCGCGCGCTCGGCGACCGCCGGCGGCCAGCAGTTCCCGGTGCACTGGGGCGGGGACTGCGAGTCGACGTTCGCCTCGATGGCGGAGTCGCTACGCGGCGGGCTGTCCCTGGCGATGTCCGGGTTCGGGTTCTGGAGCCACGACATCGGCGGCTTCGAGGGCATGCCGGACCCGGCCGTGTTCAAGCGGTGGCTCGCGTTCGGTCTGCTCTCCTCGCACAGCCGCCTGCACGGGTCGTCCTCCTATCGGGTGCCGTGGGCGTTCGACGACGAGGCGGTGGACGTGGCCCGCCGGTTCATCCATCTCAAGTACGAGCTGATGCCGTACCTGGCCCGGGCCGGCCAGATCGCCACGGCCGAGGGGGTGCCGGTGATGCGTCCGATGGTCCTGGAGTTCCCGCACGACCGCAGCGCGGCCGCGGCCGACACCCAGTACCTGCTCGGCGACTCGGTGCTCGTGGCGCCGGTCTTCGACGCGGGCGGGGACGTCGAGTTCTACGTGCCGGAGGGCACCTGGACGAACCTGCTCACCGACGAGAGGCTGACCGGCCCGCGGTGGGTGCGCCAGCGGCACGGCTTCGACACGCTGCCTCTGCTCGTGCGGCCCGGCGCCGTGCTGCCGCTCGGTGCCCGCACCGACCGGCCCGACTACGACTACGCCGACGGCGTGCGGCTGGCGGTCTTCGAGTTCGCCGACGGCGCCCGCACCACGGTGAGTGTCCCGACGGCGGACGCCTCGGGCACCGCGGCGACGTTCACGGTGACCCGCACCGGCAACCGCCTCGAGGTGAGCGCCGCCGGGACCGACCGCCCCTGGGCGGTGCGCCTCGCCGGAGCCGACCACCCCGCGAGCGGGGATACCCTCACACTGGACGTTCCGCCGTCGTGGGTGGGACTCGACACCGACGGAGCAGACCGTGACCAGCATTGA
- a CDS encoding alpha/beta fold hydrolase translates to MSDIVFLHGATSGPATWDLVSGALAEEGHRVHALRLLGHRGAQYRPDYPFAGFRDDVIRQLDRLGVGSFAMVGHSLGGFVASIVAAHCPERVSRLVLEEVPVPPAGSDDVGPGRRFGLMRLLAPLGRRHFDPRMLRQVLDGLRTPQPHWWDGLPRISAPTLIVAGGRRSHLDQGRYPRLAQTLPEASLANVDVGHRVHSLAPVEFLNSVRPFLAESMTQEPAR, encoded by the coding sequence ATGTCGGACATCGTGTTTCTGCACGGGGCCACGAGCGGCCCGGCGACGTGGGATCTGGTCAGCGGGGCTCTCGCCGAGGAGGGCCACCGGGTACACGCGCTGCGACTGCTGGGACACCGGGGAGCGCAGTACCGGCCCGATTACCCGTTCGCCGGGTTCCGCGACGATGTGATCCGGCAGCTCGATCGACTAGGAGTGGGCTCCTTCGCGATGGTGGGTCACTCCTTGGGCGGATTCGTGGCGAGCATTGTGGCTGCGCACTGCCCGGAGCGCGTCAGCCGGCTGGTGTTGGAGGAAGTACCGGTACCTCCGGCCGGAAGCGACGACGTCGGGCCCGGCCGGAGGTTTGGACTGATGCGCCTGCTTGCACCGTTGGGGCGGCGCCACTTCGATCCGAGAATGCTCCGGCAGGTGCTGGACGGACTTCGCACACCTCAACCCCATTGGTGGGACGGGCTCCCACGGATCTCCGCGCCGACCCTGATCGTGGCCGGTGGGCGGCGTAGCCACTTGGATCAGGGCCGATACCCCCGGCTCGCCCAGACCCTCCCGGAGGCGTCGCTGGCGAACGTCGACGTGGGACACCGGGTGCACTCCTTGGCGCCGGTTGAGTTCCTGAACTCCGTGCGGCCGTTTCTTGCCGAGAGCATGACGCAAGAGCCTGCTCGGTGA
- a CDS encoding GH1 family beta-glucosidase, translated as MDTSPAADAVAEPGTGRRFGADFVWGSATAAYQVEGAVTEGGRGPSIWDTFSHTPGKTLNGDTGDVAIDHYHRVAEDVALMKELGLAAYRFSISWPRVQPGGSGPANPEGLAFYSRLVDELLAAGIKPVVTLYHWDLPAELEAAGGWTNRATAYAFAEYARIVAADLGDRVGLWTTLNEPWCAAFLGYAAGVHAPGRTEPVAALQAAHHLNLAHGLAARAIRDELGEDTPVSITLNLHVTRPVDATSAADTDAVRQLDAVGNRIWLDPLFKGTYPADLLADTAHLTDWSFVHPGDGELINVPLDSLGVNYYSTSRARRHAGEGEPERADGHGDGASPWVGADTVEFLEMPGPLTAMGWNIDPDGLVELLLRLHREYPATPLMITENGAAFDDEVGPDGGVHDGDRVAYLHGHIDAVARAIEAGADVRGYFVWSLFDNFEWAFGYERRFGIVRVDYDTQVRTPKDSARWYADLIATGAL; from the coding sequence ATTGACACCTCCCCGGCGGCCGACGCGGTCGCCGAACCGGGCACCGGGCGCCGCTTCGGCGCCGACTTCGTGTGGGGCTCGGCCACCGCCGCGTACCAGGTTGAGGGCGCCGTCACCGAGGGTGGCCGCGGACCGTCGATCTGGGACACGTTCTCGCACACCCCGGGCAAGACCCTCAACGGGGACACCGGCGACGTCGCGATCGACCACTACCACCGCGTCGCCGAGGACGTCGCCCTGATGAAGGAGCTCGGTCTGGCGGCGTACCGCTTCTCGATCTCCTGGCCACGGGTGCAGCCAGGCGGGTCCGGACCGGCGAACCCCGAGGGTCTGGCGTTCTACTCCCGGCTCGTCGACGAACTGCTGGCGGCCGGCATCAAGCCGGTGGTGACGCTCTACCACTGGGACCTGCCCGCCGAGCTGGAGGCGGCCGGCGGCTGGACGAACCGGGCCACCGCCTATGCCTTCGCCGAGTACGCGCGGATCGTCGCGGCCGACCTCGGTGACCGGGTGGGCCTGTGGACCACCCTGAACGAGCCGTGGTGTGCGGCGTTCCTCGGCTACGCGGCCGGCGTGCACGCGCCCGGGCGGACCGAACCGGTGGCGGCGCTGCAGGCCGCCCACCACCTGAACCTCGCCCACGGCCTGGCCGCGCGCGCGATCCGCGACGAGCTCGGCGAGGACACGCCGGTCTCGATCACGCTGAACCTGCACGTGACCCGCCCGGTGGACGCGACCTCGGCCGCGGACACCGACGCCGTCCGGCAGCTCGACGCGGTCGGCAACCGGATCTGGCTGGACCCCCTGTTCAAGGGCACCTACCCGGCCGACCTGCTCGCCGACACCGCGCACCTGACCGACTGGTCGTTCGTGCATCCCGGCGACGGCGAGCTCATCAACGTCCCGCTGGACTCCCTCGGCGTGAACTACTACTCCACGTCCCGGGCCCGCCGGCACGCGGGCGAGGGTGAGCCGGAGCGGGCCGACGGGCACGGCGACGGCGCGAGCCCCTGGGTCGGTGCGGACACCGTGGAGTTCCTCGAGATGCCCGGGCCGCTCACCGCGATGGGCTGGAACATCGATCCCGACGGGCTCGTCGAACTGCTGCTGCGGCTGCACCGCGAGTACCCGGCGACGCCGCTGATGATCACCGAGAACGGCGCCGCCTTCGACGACGAGGTGGGTCCCGACGGCGGCGTGCACGACGGCGACCGGGTCGCCTACCTGCACGGCCACATCGACGCCGTCGCCCGGGCCATCGAGGCCGGTGCGGACGTGCGCGGCTACTTCGTCTGGTCGCTGTTCGACAACTTCGAGTGGGCGTTCGGGTACGAGCGCCGGTTCGGGATCGTCCGGGTGGACTACGACACCCAGGTGCGCACCCCGAAGGACTCCGCCCGCTGGTACGCAGACCTGATCGCCACCGGCGCCCTCTGA